One genomic segment of Novisyntrophococcus fermenticellae includes these proteins:
- a CDS encoding cohesin domain-containing protein: MQKLRNKMMLFILCITVLFPGLKVSAQETTAITLKLESQTDKKVNISCNMLSGDAVTSGKIRVKYDGSKLKLNESRKGSLLESGSAEINDPVSGNKSEGEVVMAFASANGLAADGTLLYMNFTLGETVKEGDTFDITVSVEELYNDHGVVEAMNKNLTLKAEANNKVTTGDTDSTGKKENSKSKSSGAKTGDHTNIVVPAALLGGSAILIIVLIRKVYLKRK, translated from the coding sequence ATGCAAAAACTCAGAAATAAGATGATGCTGTTTATACTTTGTATTACAGTACTGTTTCCGGGGCTGAAAGTTTCTGCTCAGGAGACAACAGCGATTACATTAAAACTTGAGAGTCAAACAGACAAAAAAGTAAATATCTCTTGTAATATGCTAAGTGGTGATGCAGTTACAAGCGGAAAAATCCGGGTCAAATATGACGGGAGTAAACTAAAATTGAACGAATCCCGAAAAGGCTCTTTGCTTGAGAGTGGTTCTGCCGAGATTAATGATCCTGTGTCGGGTAACAAATCGGAAGGTGAGGTTGTTATGGCATTTGCATCAGCGAATGGTCTGGCAGCAGACGGTACTCTGCTATATATGAATTTTACGTTAGGAGAGACTGTAAAAGAAGGGGATACGTTCGATATCACAGTGTCTGTCGAAGAACTCTACAACGATCATGGAGTCGTGGAAGCAATGAATAAGAATCTGACACTGAAAGCAGAAGCCAACAACAAAGTGACAACGGGGGATACTGATTCGACCGGTAAAAAGGAGAACTCTAAAAGTAAATCAAGCGGTGCAAAGACTGGAGATCATACAAACATCGTTGTACCGGCTGCCTTGTTGGGTGGATCAGCAATTCTTATCATTGTGCTGATAAGGAAAGTGTATCTAAAACGAAAATGA